The following coding sequences lie in one Arachis ipaensis cultivar K30076 chromosome B03, Araip1.1, whole genome shotgun sequence genomic window:
- the LOC107632052 gene encoding pyruvate dehydrogenase E1 component subunit beta-3, chloroplastic — protein MATLFQGVGAVTPFSASSSLDSNKLLLPSRKSLSISDSRGSIFVYRSDALNLKAATRKQDLLIPNAVATKGETSTSAKSGHELLLFEALREGLEEEMERDPRVCVMGEDVGHYGGSYKVTKGLAEKYGDLRVLDTPIAENSFTGMGIGAAMTGLRPIVEGMNMGFLLLAFNQISNNCGMLHYTSGGQFTIPIVIRGPGGVGRQLGAEHSQRLESYFQSIPGIQMVACSTPYNAKGLMKAAIRSENPVILFEHVLLYNLKERIPDEEYVLSLEEAEMVRPGEHVTILTYSRMRYHVMQAAKTLVNKGYDPEVIDIRSLKPFDLYTIGCSVKKTHRVLIVEECMRTGGIGASLTAAITENFHDYLDAPIVCLSSQDVPTPYAGTLEEWTVVQPAQIVSAVEQLCQ, from the exons ATGGCGACACTTTTCCAGGGAGTGGGAGCTGTGACCCCTTTCTCTGCCTCCAGTTCCTTAGACTCCAACAAGCTCCTCCTTCCTTCTCGCAAATCCCTCTCAATATCAG ATAGCAGAGGTAGCATATTTGTTTACAGATCTGATGCCTTGAACTTGAAGGCAGCAACTCGTAAGCAAGATTTGTTAATTCCTAATGCAGTTGCC ACCAAAGGAGAGACTTCCACATCAGCAAAATCTGG GCACGAACTTCTCCTTTTCGAAGCCCTCCGTGAAGGTTTGGAAGAAGAGATGGAGAGGGATCCTCGCGTATGTGTCATGGGCGAAGATGTTGGTCATTATGGAGGATCTTACAAGGTGACTAAAGGCCTTGCTGAAAAGTATGGGGACCTGAGAGTTTTGGACACCCCTATTGCTGAGAACTCCTTCACTGGCATGGGCATTGGAGCTGCAATGACGGGTCTGAGGCCAATTGTTGAGGGTATGAACATGGGATTTTTGCTCCTGGCATTTAACCAGATCTCTAATAATTGCGGCATGCTTCATTACACATCTGGAGGTCAGTTTACAATACCAATTGTCATTCGTGGGCCTGGTGGAGTAGGGCGGCAACTTGGAGCAGAGCACTCGCAGCGACTGGAATCATATTTTCAGTCAATCCCTGGGATCCAAATGGTTGCTTGCTCAACCCCTTACAATGCTAAGGGCTTGATGAAAGCTGCTATCCGAAGCGAGAACCCTGTGATACTTTTCGAGCATGTATTGCTTTATAACCTCAAGGAGAGAATTCCAGATGAAGAGTATGTATTATCACTCGAAGAAGCCGAGATGGTTAGGCCCGGGGAGCATGTCACAATATTAACCTACTCCAGAATGAGGTATCATGTGATGCAAGCTGCCAAGACATTAGTGAACAAGGGGTATGACCCTGAAGTAATCGATATCAGGTCCTTAAAACCATTTGATCTTTACACTATTGGATGTTCAGTGAAGAAGACACATCGTGTGTTGATTGTGGAAGAGTGCATGCGAACAGGCGGCATCGGCGCCAGCTTGACAGCTGCCATTACCGAGAATTTCCATGACTACTTGGATGCTCCTATAGTATGCCTATCCTCTCAGGATGTGCCAACTCCATATGCTGGAACATTGGAGGAATGGACAGTGGTTCAACCTGCTCAGATTGTCTCAGCAGTTGAGCAGCTATGCCAGTGA